The DNA segment GTGCACGAAGCTGGTGAACTCGTACGCCTGGCACATGAGGAACACGATGCCGAGCAGCGCGGTGGCGACCAGCCAGAAGAACGAGTTGCCCTCGAGCCGGGAGAAGAACGTGGTGCGCTTCACGTGGCGGTTCACCACGGCGTTGTGCGCGAGCACCATCGCGAGCGACGACATCAGGAGCACGAAGGTGGAGAAGCTCGTGACCGGGATGTTGAGGATCGCGTTGAAGACCTTGCCCGTGGCAGGGTCGGTCCAGACCTCGTGCGGGTAGGGCCCGACGCGCGACTTGCCCTTGTAGATCAGGTAGGTCGAGATGAGGCTGACGAAGAGCATGCACTCGGAGCCGATGAACGCCCAGATGGCGATCTTGCGGTTGTCGAGGCCGGTCGTGGTGTAGTGGTGGCCGTGGCCGGCGTCCGGCGTGGCGCCGTGGCCGCCGGTGGTCTCGACTGCGGTGGCGCTCATCAGTGCGACTCCTCGAGCGGTGACGTGAGCCAGGCGTAGAGGCTGATCACGAGGGTGGCCCCGCCGCCGGCGACGACGATGAAGAAGGCGGTGAAGTTCACGTGCTTGAGCGTCATGCCGCCGAGCATCGTGACGAGGCCGATCGCGGCCATCACCGGCTTGAAGGTGTTCATCGGCATGGGGATGCCGAGTTCGCGCGCGGTCGGGACGCGCTCATCGCGGGTCTCGGGGTTCTCGTGGTGCTCGCGCGAGAGGTCGTGGCCGTCGGTCACGTCCCACAGCGGGTAGCGGCTGGTGACGTTCGGCAGCACGGCGAAGTTGTACTCCGGCGGCGGCGACGGGATGGACCACTCGAGCGTCGAGGCGCCCCACGGGTCGCGGCCGGCCTTCGGGCCGCTCTTCAGGGACCAGAAGAAGTTGTAGAGGAAGATCAGCGTCGCAACGATGATGACCACGGTGCCGACGGAGCTCATCATGTTGAAGAGGTCCCAGCCCTGGTTCGCATCGTACGTGTAGATGCGGCGCGGCATGCCCAGCAGGCCGGACAGGTGCATCGGCCCGAACGTGAGGTTCATGCCGATCATGTTGATCCAGAAGTGCCACTTGCCGAGCGGCTCGTTCATCAGCTTCCCGAACATCTTGGGGAAGTAGTGATAGATGCCCGAGAAGATGCCCATGATCGAGCCACCGAAGAGCACGTAGTGGAAGTGCGCGACGATGTAGTAGGTGTCGGTCTGCTGCAGGTCGGTCGGCGGGGAGGAGTGCGACACGCCCGAGAGGCCGCCGATGGTGAACATCGCGATCAGGCCGACGGCGAAGCACATGGCGGTGGTGAACTGCAGCTTGCCGCCCCACATCGTGCTCATCCAGTTGAAGATCTTCACGCCGGTCGGGATGGCGATCAGCATCGTGGTGAGGCTGAACACGGTGTCCGCGATCGGGCCCATGCCGACCGAGAACATGTGGTGGGCCCACACGCCGAAGCCGAGGAAGCCGATCAGGATGCCGGAGTACACCATGACCGCGTAGCCGAAGAGCGGCTTGCGGCTGAAGGTCGGCAGGACCTCGGAGACGAGGCCGAATGCCGGCAGGATCAGGATGTAGACCTCGGGGTGGCCGAAGATCCAGAACAGGTGCTGCCAGAGCAGCGGGTCGGCGCCGGCGGTGAGGGTGTAGAAGTTCGTGCCGAAGAAGCGGTCGAACTGCAGGAACACCAGCGCGACGGTGATGACCGGGAAGGCCAGCACGACCAGGAACTGCACCACGAACGACATCCACGTGAACATCGGCATGCGCATCAGGTGCATGCCCGGTGCGCGCAGGTTGATGATCGTGGTGATGAAGTTGAAGCCGGCCGCGAGGGAGCTGATGCCGAGGATCTGGAGGCCGAGCACCCAGAAGTCGATGTTCAGGCCGGGCGAGTAGGCCTCGGTGGTGAGCGGCGCGTAGCCGAACCAGCCGCCGTTCGGGGCGATGCCGGCGAAGATCGGCAGCGTGATGAAGATGCCGCCGAGCAGGTAGACCCAGTAGCTGAAGGCATTGAGGCGCGGGAACGCGACGTCGCGGGCGCCGATCTGCAGCGGGATCAGGAAGTTGAAGAAGGCGGCCGAGAGCGGCATGATGGCGAGGAACACCATCGTGGTGCCGTGCATGGTGAAGAGCTGGTTGTACAGCTCCGCGCTCACCAGCGTCTGGTTCGGCGCCGCGAGCTGGGCGCGGATGACCGCCGCCTCGAGCCCGCCGAAGATGAAGAAGAAGAGCGAGGTGAAGAGGTACAGCACGCCGATCCGCTTGTGATCGGTGGTGGTGATCCAGCTCCAGACGCCGGTCTTCTCACCGGCGTGGGAGGCGGAGGAAGCAGCCGGCGCGAAGGTCGGCGGCGCAACAGTCGTGGCCATGACGCGATGTGCTCCGGGCGCGGGTTACTTGAGGGCCTGCAGGTAGGCGGCGACGTCGGCGATCTGCTGGTCGCTGAGCCCGCCCATCGTCACCTTCGCCTTGATGACCGGGTTGTACTCGCCGTTGCCGATCGCCGGCATCAGGCTGCCGGGCTTCATGGCGGGGGCGTTCTTGATCCAGCGCACCAGGTTGTCGGTGGTGTTGGTGTAGACCGCGCCGGCCAGCGTGTAGCGCGACCCGATGTGCGTGAGGTTCGGGCCGATGATGCCGGCGCTCATCGGGTTGCCGGTGATCTTGTGGCAGCCGATGCAGGAGGAACGGGAGTAGATCTGCTGGCCGCGGGTCGCGTCGCCGGTGAGACCGGCGGTGAAGGCGATCGAGGCCGGGGGCGTGGCGGTCGGCAGCGTCGAGGGGTCGAGCTTCTCGCGCGGGAAGACGAATCCGACCGGGGCCGGTGCGGCTGCGTTGGCCAGTGCCGGACCGACCTGGCCGGCCTTGCTGGTGGACTCGGCGGCCGGCGTGGCCGGCGTGGCGGCCGGCGCCACCGCCGGTGCGACGCCGAAGACCGCCGGACCCTTCTGGTGCGCCGCCCAGCTCGCAAACTGCTCCGGCGACACCGTGAAGACCCGGAACTTCATGTTCGCGTGGCTCTCACCGCAGTATTCGTTGCACGTGCCGTTGAGCGACTTCATCGCCATCGAGTCGCGTGGCGTCATCCAGAGGTAGTTCGTCCGGTTCGAGATCAGGTCGCGCTTGCCGCCGAGGCGCGGGATCCAGAACGAGTGCAGCACGTCGATGGTGTTGAGCTTGAAGTTCACCGGCCGGTTCACCGGCAGGTACAGCTCGTTGGCCGTCGTGATGCCGTACTCGGGGTATCGGAACTCCCACCACCACTGGTGCCCGATGACCTCGACCTGCAGCGCATTGGCCGGTGCCTTGGCCTGCGTCATGAAGATCGTCTTCACCGTGGGCACGGCGATGAACGCGAGGATGACGGCAGGAATCGCCGTCCACGCGATCTCGAGCGTCGTGTTGCCGTGGACGTGCTTCGGCTCGGGGGAGTCGGGGCGCGCCTTGAACTTGAAGATGATGTAGAGCACACCGACTTCGACGATCACGAAGACCACGGTGGCCCAGAACAGCAGCGAGTCCCAGAGATGGGTCGTCGCCTCATTCAGGTCGGTGGTGTAGTTGAAGGTCGTGTTCGGGTACTGCTGCGCCCCTGCGGCGGCGGCGAGTCCGAGCGTCAGCAACGCGATGAGCGCGACAGGAGCGGCTCCGCGGCGGGACAGTGCGCCGGCGATCAACCGGCGAATCCTTGAGGTGCTGGCCATGCCCAGGTCTTGGGAAAGGTCGTGAGGAGCCAGGGTAGGCTCCCCGTGATGAGCCGGCATGCGGGAACCTTTGTTCCCACCCGCCGACACGGGAGATGCAATGCGCACAACCCGGGGACGGACGTCGTCCCTTCGAACACGACCACCACGACCCCTACCGAGTCCGGCGACCGATGTGTGGTTACCCTCGTCCAGCAAAAGACGACATCGCTGTCAGGGCCTGCTCGACGATCCCGTAAAGCTAAGGAGCAGGGGTTACTCCACGCCACCGGTGGAAGAGCCCGGCGCACCAGCTTCCCCGTGCGCGCCGTCGTCCACCTTGTGCTTCGCGAGCGTCGAAGTGACGGCGAGCTCGATGCCGGACTTGAGCACCCCGACCCGCTCCCGGAGCATCCGGACCTTCACCTGGTCGGCCCCGCCCCCCCGGGTGGCCACGAGGATCAGGTCGCTGGCCATGTCGGCCAGGAGCTGGAACTGGCTGCGAAGCAGCCCCACCAGCGGCGTGGCGGCCCGCTTGATCTGCTGGGGGTAGGCGGCAGTCGCCTGTCCGGTGCGGACGGCGATGGCGTACTTCTCGACCAGGCCGTGCACGGTCTGGGCAAGGGAGGTCGCGGTCTCCAGGGACTGGAGCTTGGCCTGACCTGGGCCATCAACGGTGGGTTTCGCCATGGGCCGGGAATCTACCCGTCGGCGCGCCGGCCGGGGGCGGCGCGCGACGGCCGAGCTGCCCGCTCCCGGCGCGCGACACGGTGCCATGCCCTCGGGTCCGACTATTTTGCGGGATGTCCGATCGCACCCCGGTCCGCCACCCGGCGGCCTTCGCCCCGACCACGCCGCCCACACCACGCTGCCCGGTCTGCTGGTCCGCGCCGTTCCTGGGTCCGGCGCGAAAGGTGCGCCGCGGCTGGCGGGTGCAGGCCGGTGAGGCAGAGTCCGCCGCCGGCAGCACGGTCCCGGTCGCCACGTCGGTCTACCCGTGAAGCAATCCAGCCTGCGACGCCGCGATCGTGGTGCGCACCGCCCTCACGGGCGGGTACCTCCCCGCTGACGTCGACGGGCACGGGCTCGCCGCGCTGGATGCCGCCGCCTTCCTGCGTGGCCGCACCGCCCGTGACGGCATCTGGCGGGACCGTGCCGGCGACCCGAAGACCGCCCCTGTGCAACGGGACCTGTTCGCGGTCTAGCTCGCGGACAGGTCCCGTCCCGCCGGCGTGATGCCAGCGGGGTTCCGCACCGCCCTCACGTCACCGCACGCGCAGGCCGATGCCGATGTTGATGGAGCTGTTCTTCAGGTCCGTGCCATTGGCGTCGGTGATGTTCGTCATGCCGCGGATGTAGCGCACCGACGGCACCACCAGGTACCGCGCGCCCGCCTTGATCGGCAGCTCGACACCCACGGTCAGGCCGGCATCGAAGCGCTTCACGTCGAGGTCCTGGCCGACGAGGGCGTTGTCACAGTCGGTGGAGGAGCTGAACGAGCCGCTCTCCGCCACGGCGCTGCAGCTCACGCGCCAGTTGAAGCTGCCACCGGCGATGAGCGTCGGCGCGACACCGGCCACGCTGAGCGGGACGCCGACGCGCACCAGCAGCGGCACCTCGACGTAGCCGAGCTTCACGCCGCCGGTCACGGTCGGAAGCGCGCCGCCGCTGCTGAAGCTCGACTTCGCGCCCTTCATGACGTAGTTGACACCCGTCTGCATGCCGATCGCCGAGCCGGCCGGCTGCACGATGAACGACACGCCGCCGTACCCGCCGGTGCGGTTCTTCGCATCGTTGGCATCATCGCCGGTGAAGTTCGCGATGGAGACGCCACCCTCGAGGCCGACCTGTGCGACACCGACGGGCGTGCGGAGCGACTGCGCATATGAGGGAACCGCGATGAGGGCAGCAACACCGGCTGCGATCACGCGTGACATGGTGGTGGACGACTGCATAGGTATATCCCGCAAGGTTGCAAAGATGAAACTGCGTAGGCACGAACGTGCCATGCGACAGGATGCAGGAGCGCACATCGCGTGCCATGCACCGCATCGATGACACATCAGCGATTGCGCCTGCACGGCAACAGCAAGCGGAACGGCGCGTGAACCGGTGGGTCCACGCGCCGTCCATTCACCTGCACTGCACCTGCGTGATCAGCGACCGGCCATCGACTCCGGACGCAGCACGTCGTCGAGTTGCTCACGCGTGAGCCAGCCGCGCTCGAGCACGATCTCGGTCACGCCGCGCCCCGTCGCGAGTGCCTCCTTCGCGACGTCGGTGGCCTTCTCGTAGCCGATCACCGGCAGCAGCGCGGTCACCACGCCGATCGAGTGCTCCACGTAGTACCGCATCCGGTCTGCATTCGCCGTGATACCTGAGATGCACCTGGACTCGAGCACCTGGATCGCGTTCGTCAGCTCCTTGATGCCACCGAGCAGCCGGTAGGCGATGATCGGCTCGAACACGTTGAGCTGGAGCTGCCCCGCCTCGGCCGCCATCGTGATCGTGACGTCGCCACCGATGATGTCGAAGCAGACCTGGTTGACCACCTCGGGGATCACCGGGTTCACCTTGCCCGGCATGATGCTGCTGCCCGGCTGCACCGGCGGCAGGTTGATCTCGCCGAAGCCGGCGCGTGGCCCCGACGAGAGCAGCCGCAGGTCGTTGCAGATCTTCGACAGCTTGGTGGCGGTGCGCTTGAGCACGCCGCTCAGCTGCACGAAGGCACCGGTGTCACTGGTGGCCTCGATCAGGTCCGGCGCGGTGATCATCACCAGCCCCGTCACCTCCGAGAGGTGGCGCCGCACCGAGGTGGTGAACGACTCCGACGCCGTGATGCCGGTCCCGATCGCGGTGGCGCCCATGTTCATCTCGCGCATCAGCGCCTGCGCCTCGGCGAGCCGGTCCACGTCCTCCATCAGCGTGTGGGCCCACGCCCGGAACTCGCGGCCGAGCGTCATCGGCACCGCGTCCTGCAGCTGCGTGCGGCCCATCTTGATGAGCGACGCGAACTCGACACCCTTCACGTCCATCGCCCCGCACAGCGACCGCAACGCGTCCCGCAGGCCGTCGAGCGCGGTGTGCAGCGCGATGCGGATGGACGTCGGATAGACGTCGTTGGTGCTCTGGCTGCGGTTCACGTGCTCGTTGGGGTGCACCACGTCATAGCTGCCGCGCGACCGCCCGAGGATCTCGAGCGCGCGATTCGCGATGACCTCGTTGGCGTTCATGTTGGTGCTCGTCCCGGCCCCGCCCTGGATCATGTCCACGATGAAGTGCTCGTGGTGCCGGCCCGCCCGCAGCTCCTCGCCGGCCCTGATGATCGCCTCGGCGATGTGGTCGGGCAGCAGCCCGAGCTCGTGGTTGGCACGCGCGGCGGCGATCTTCACGCAGGCCAGTCCGGCGATCAGCTCGGGAACCTCGCGCAGCGGCACACCGGTGATGGGAAAGTTCTCGGCGGCGCGCAGTGTCTGCACACCGTAGAGCGCCTCATCGGGCACCTCCCGATCGCCGAGCAGGTCGTGCTCGGTGCGCATGCGCCGGCTGCCGAACCCCAGCGCGCGGCCGCGGCCCACCAGCGTCGCGTCGGCCACCCGCAGCCGCTGGGCGATCGCCCGCGCGGCGCGGGCCACCAGGCCGGCATAGAGGTGGGGATTGTCCTTCACCACCTCGGCCAGCTTCTCCTTGCGCAGGATCAGCAGCTCGCCGGCGATGACGGCACGGGCGGTGGTGCCATGGCGGGTGTCATCGAGCAGCATGCCCTCGCCGATCGCCTCGCCGGGACCCATGGTCACCAGGCGCACCGTGCGCCCCTCGGCGGTCTTCTCGATGGTCACGCCGCCGGTCACCACCAGCGCGAACATCGAGCGCTCCTCACCTTCGCGGAAGAACACGTCTTCGGTGGCGAAGGAGTGCGGCTCGACGGCGTGTGCCAGGCGCCAGAGCTGTGCGTCAGGAAGACCCTGCACGAACGGCAGCGCCTTCAGCTGTTTGAGAATCGCGTTTTTCATGGGCCCAAGCTATGCGCGTGCATGTGCGCCGGGCAGCAGCCGGAACCGCGATTCAGCCGGCCCCGCCAGCGGTCCACGCAGGCACCGGGTCGCCGGCCTGCCAGCCGATCCGTGCCAGTTCTGCAAGGAAAGCGAGCACGGCGTCCCGGTCGGCGTGCACGGCGAGCAGGATGACATCACCCGCCTGCGCCCACTGCACGGCGAGGCGGGCAGCGGCAACGTCATCCGCGGCCGCGGCACACTGCCCGTCGGGCACGCCCAGACCGTGCAACGCGGCGAGCAGCACGCCGCTGATCGACCCCGGCTCGCGCCCGCGCAGGAACCGCGGCATCTCCTTCGCGATGTAGAGGTCGATCACGCCGGCGCGCACGGCTGCCGCGGCGATGTCGTGCAGTGCCTCGTCGTCACGGTCGCCGCCGGTGGCGAGGGTGATGGCACGACGATGGCCCGCCAGGTGCCGCGTGGCGTCGATCAGGGCCGCCACGCCCTGCGGATTGTGGGCGTAGTCCACCACGACGGTCACGCCGCCGATGGTCTGGACCATGAGCCGCCCCATGTTGTCCGCCGGGTCGGCACCGAAGACCAGCAGCGCGCGCTGCGCGGCGGGAGGCAGTGCCAGTTCGCCGGCGACAGCGAGGGCGATGCGTGCGTTGAGCAGGTTGTGCGATGCGGCACCGCCGAGGGTGGCCGGGATGGCGCGCAACTCCTCCGCGGTGAGGGCCGCAGAGCCATCGGCGTGCACGAGATGCGTGCGGCCGGCGTACCCGGCGATCGCGTCCCGCAAGGCAGGCACGTCGCCGTTGACGACCAGCACCCCGGTCTCCTCCACCGCGCGCGTCACGACGAGCTTCGCCGCGGCCAGTGCGGCGAGGTCGGTGATGCCGTAGTCGCCGAAGTGGTCGGGCGAGAGCGTCACCACCGCCGCCACGGCAGCACGCTGCACGGCGAGCCCACGCCGCAGCATGCCCCCACGGGCAGACTCCAGCACGGCCAGTGTCACACGCGGGTCCTGCAGCACGCGCCGCGCACCGGCGGGACCGGACCAGTCGCCGCGCTCCACCCGCGCCCCGTCGATCCAGACACCGTCGGTGCAGGTGTGGCCGACCACATGCCCCGCGGCCCGTGCCATGGCCGCCACCATCCGCACGACGGTG comes from the Gemmatimonadaceae bacterium genome and includes:
- a CDS encoding cytochrome c oxidase subunit 3, with translation MSATAVETTGGHGATPDAGHGHHYTTTGLDNRKIAIWAFIGSECMLFVSLISTYLIYKGKSRVGPYPHEVWTDPATGKVFNAILNIPVTSFSTFVLLMSSLAMVLAHNAVVNRHVKRTTFFSRLEGNSFFWLVATALLGIVFLMCQAYEFTSFVHEGLGLTTNLFSSSFFVLTGFHGAHVTAGVLWLFTLASIDKKRGLRTDEALNVDLCALYWHFVDVVWIAIFVLLYLIK
- the ctaD gene encoding cytochrome c oxidase subunit I; the protein is MATTVAPPTFAPAASSASHAGEKTGVWSWITTTDHKRIGVLYLFTSLFFFIFGGLEAAVIRAQLAAPNQTLVSAELYNQLFTMHGTTMVFLAIMPLSAAFFNFLIPLQIGARDVAFPRLNAFSYWVYLLGGIFITLPIFAGIAPNGGWFGYAPLTTEAYSPGLNIDFWVLGLQILGISSLAAGFNFITTIINLRAPGMHLMRMPMFTWMSFVVQFLVVLAFPVITVALVFLQFDRFFGTNFYTLTAGADPLLWQHLFWIFGHPEVYILILPAFGLVSEVLPTFSRKPLFGYAVMVYSGILIGFLGFGVWAHHMFSVGMGPIADTVFSLTTMLIAIPTGVKIFNWMSTMWGGKLQFTTAMCFAVGLIAMFTIGGLSGVSHSSPPTDLQQTDTYYIVAHFHYVLFGGSIMGIFSGIYHYFPKMFGKLMNEPLGKWHFWINMIGMNLTFGPMHLSGLLGMPRRIYTYDANQGWDLFNMMSSVGTVVIIVATLIFLYNFFWSLKSGPKAGRDPWGASTLEWSIPSPPPEYNFAVLPNVTSRYPLWDVTDGHDLSREHHENPETRDERVPTARELGIPMPMNTFKPVMAAIGLVTMLGGMTLKHVNFTAFFIVVAGGGATLVISLYAWLTSPLEESH
- the coxB gene encoding cytochrome c oxidase subunit II; this encodes MASTSRIRRLIAGALSRRGAAPVALIALLTLGLAAAAGAQQYPNTTFNYTTDLNEATTHLWDSLLFWATVVFVIVEVGVLYIIFKFKARPDSPEPKHVHGNTTLEIAWTAIPAVILAFIAVPTVKTIFMTQAKAPANALQVEVIGHQWWWEFRYPEYGITTANELYLPVNRPVNFKLNTIDVLHSFWIPRLGGKRDLISNRTNYLWMTPRDSMAMKSLNGTCNEYCGESHANMKFRVFTVSPEQFASWAAHQKGPAVFGVAPAVAPAATPATPAAESTSKAGQVGPALANAAAPAPVGFVFPREKLDPSTLPTATPPASIAFTAGLTGDATRGQQIYSRSSCIGCHKITGNPMSAGIIGPNLTHIGSRYTLAGAVYTNTTDNLVRWIKNAPAMKPGSLMPAIGNGEYNPVIKAKVTMGGLSDQQIADVAAYLQALK
- a CDS encoding PorT family protein, translated to MQSSTTMSRVIAAGVAALIAVPSYAQSLRTPVGVAQVGLEGGVSIANFTGDDANDAKNRTGGYGGVSFIVQPAGSAIGMQTGVNYVMKGAKSSFSSGGALPTVTGGVKLGYVEVPLLVRVGVPLSVAGVAPTLIAGGSFNWRVSCSAVAESGSFSSSTDCDNALVGQDLDVKRFDAGLTVGVELPIKAGARYLVVPSVRYIRGMTNITDANGTDLKNSSINIGIGLRVR
- a CDS encoding aspartate ammonia-lyase, which produces MKNAILKQLKALPFVQGLPDAQLWRLAHAVEPHSFATEDVFFREGEERSMFALVVTGGVTIEKTAEGRTVRLVTMGPGEAIGEGMLLDDTRHGTTARAVIAGELLILRKEKLAEVVKDNPHLYAGLVARAARAIAQRLRVADATLVGRGRALGFGSRRMRTEHDLLGDREVPDEALYGVQTLRAAENFPITGVPLREVPELIAGLACVKIAAARANHELGLLPDHIAEAIIRAGEELRAGRHHEHFIVDMIQGGAGTSTNMNANEVIANRALEILGRSRGSYDVVHPNEHVNRSQSTNDVYPTSIRIALHTALDGLRDALRSLCGAMDVKGVEFASLIKMGRTQLQDAVPMTLGREFRAWAHTLMEDVDRLAEAQALMREMNMGATAIGTGITASESFTTSVRRHLSEVTGLVMITAPDLIEATSDTGAFVQLSGVLKRTATKLSKICNDLRLLSSGPRAGFGEINLPPVQPGSSIMPGKVNPVIPEVVNQVCFDIIGGDVTITMAAEAGQLQLNVFEPIIAYRLLGGIKELTNAIQVLESRCISGITANADRMRYYVEHSIGVVTALLPVIGYEKATDVAKEALATGRGVTEIVLERGWLTREQLDDVLRPESMAGR